The region ATCAGTCCTGCCGCCGCCAACACGATCCAGCGAGCCCGCTTCAGCTTGGAGATCATTTGGTGATCCTGGTCACGAGTAGTAAAGAAAACCTCACGGTCACTGAGCTTCCCCCGTCCCGCCCTGCCCCGCCAATGCTTGCCGCAGCGCCGGACGGACGGCCGCCAGGCGCCCCGCCACGCGCGACTCCGAGTCGCCCGCAAAAAAGATCCTTTCGATTCTGCCGTCCTTCAGCAGGTACATCGCCGGGGTTCGCGCCGCCCCGAAACGGTCGCGGTAGGCGCCCCTGTCCAGGAAGGCCAACTCGGCCTTCACCCTCTCGCGGCGGAAGAACGCCGGAACCCACCCCTGGTGCGTCGTTCCCACGGCCACCGCGACCACGGCGACCTCCGGATGCGACGCCTGCACCCGCCGCAGCTCGGCCGCCGGGGCGGCGCAGGTCAGGTAGTCCTCGGTCCGGAACACCCAGGCGAGCACCGGCTGCCCGGGTTTCCCGGCCGCGATCGGAAACACGTCGCCGGGTCCCGGAGCGGGGCGCGCCCGGCCCGCGGCCGCCACCGTCACCAGCGCGGCGAGGGCCAGGCCGGTGGCGATCAGCGCGCCCTTAGTTGCGCGACGGCCCATACGCTGGGCACCTCCGAGGCAGGATGGACGAAATAGAGCGCGCCGCTCCGCGGATCGGTGGCCAGCAGCTGCGGCGTGTCCCGCAGTTCGAAGAGCCGCCGGCCCTCGGCCGACATGCGCAGCAGCCGCCAGTGGATGGCCGGGCCGTCCCGGTCCTGGTACTGGATCAGCCACCCGCCGTCACCGGTCCGGAATGCGTGCGAGACCAGCGAAAAGGAGCTGAGCCAGGCGTGCGTCTGCTCGCGCGTGGGCCGCCGCGGCATGCTGGCGCGTGGGGAGCGGAAATGCTGAAAGGGGATGGCGATGCGGCCCAGCGGCGCACCCGAGGGAGAAAGGAGCGACAGGGTGTCGCTGAGCGAATGCACGAGGGCGATGGTGTCGCCGTACACGGTGGCGTCAGCGAACCCCGCGGTCATGGAGCTTCCGCGGGCCATCCCGGGCGCGCCGGGGTCGGGATGGAAGCGCCGGAGCACGCGCCCCGTGCGGGGATCGAACAGGTGCAGCAGCGGACCCGCCTTGTCGCGGCCCCGGCCCACCAGCAGGAGCAGGGAGCCGCCGATGACCTCGGCGTCGTACAGCGGCATCACTTCCGTCTGCCAGGTGCGCAGCACGCGCGCCCCCGCCGAGTCGTAGACGGCCAGCTTCCCCGAAACGTCGACGGCGGCGATTTCGCCCGACGAAAGCCGCAGCGCCGCCACCAGCCCGTCGAACTCGCCGGGTCCTCTCCCCCGTGCGCCGAACTGGCCCCGCAGCCGCCCGGCCGGGTCGTACAGCCGGCCCTGCGCTTCGCGCCGGTCGGCCACCAGGAACCCGCCGCCCGGATCGTGGTGAAGCACGGGGGCCACGGTGATCACCGTTTCGCTTTCCTGCAGCCGGATTTCCGGTCCCCAGGTTACGACATCGTCCAGCTTGCGCGTGGGCCACGCCTGGGGCCCGGCCTCGGCCTCGGAACACGCGGCCACGCCGACGATCAGCAGCGCCGCGGCCCTTTGGCGGACGGGGTTCCTCCTGGGCGGGCAGGTGGGGAGGGGTTGCACGCGGGGCCGGGTCGGGGGAGGGGGACGCGCGGTCGAAGCGCGTGTCTCCATACGTAAGTTCCCGACCCTCAGGCCGTCAATAGCGGAATCTTCATGTCCTGAAAAGTGCGGAGCAGCCCTCTGCGTCAGGGCATCGTCAGCCCGCCATCCAGCGCCACGTACTGGCCCGTGGCAAAGCCCATCAGGTCCGACGCCAGCGCCGCGACCGCGCGGCCGATGTCGTGCGGCTCGCCCAGACGGCGCAGGGGCGTGGCGCCGCGCACGATCTCCTGCACCTCGGGGGTGGTGGGCTCCGACGCCGCGGTGGTCATGATCAGCCCGCCCGCGATCATGTTCACGGTGACGTTCTCCGGCCCCAGCTCCGCCGCCAGGTTGCGGCTGAAGCCCAGCAGGGCGCTCTTGGCCGTGGTGTAGGCGTGGTACTGCACCACGGGATGGGTGATGAGGTTGGTGAGGATGTTCACGATGCGCCCGCCGCCGCGCGCCCGGAAGTGGGGAAGCACGGCCTGGCAGGTGTTCACGGCGGCGCGCACGGTGCCGTCGATCTGCTCCTGGAAGCCCCCCCACTCCATCGTCTCGAAGCGCGGGTTGGCGACGGGATCGAAGCGGTAGTTGAAGAGCGCGTTGTTGACGAGCACGTCCACCCCGCCGAACTCCTCCGCCAGCCGGTCCGCCATCGCCCGGACGGCGTGTGGATCGCGCACGTCTGCCGCCAGCGCCACGGCCCGGCCGCCCGCCGCCTGGATGGACGACACCACCTCGCCCGCCGCATCGGGGCTCTGGAAGTAGTTGACGCCCACCGCGGCCCCGTGCGCCGCCAGCTCCCGCGCGATCGCCGCGCCGATCCCCCGCGAGGCGCCGGTTACCAGCGCCACCTTTCCGTTCAGCAGCATCCCGTCGATCTCCCTGTGGCCGTGGCGGTTGAGTGCCCGCAGCGTGGCAATCACCGGGCCGGGCGCGCGTGGAATGCCGGTTTCAGGACGAGACGCTGTGGCTGAGCCACGCGCTGATGGCGGAGCTGGATGGGGAACGATGAATGTGCGGGCAACGCTCAGAGGCTGCCCGCCGCCTTTGTCTCGTACGTTTTCTGGTCGAGAGGGCAATCGACAAGATCCAGAAACTCGTTCCGGGAAACCCCGCACTGCTTTGCCATCTGCGCAAGAAGCGATGTGTTGAGCTCCCGCCTACCGTGGCTCGTTTTCGTCCGTATCCTGGACTTGAGGCCTGCTTGGGTGTGGTAGACGAAGTAGCGGTGGTGCGTGTCTACCTGGCGAAATCCCTTCCGCCGGAGAGCCGCCTCTACATCGATCTGCTTACGCATCGTCACCCTGCACGGCCAGGCGTTCGCGAAGCAGTCTGCCGAGCGACGCGGCACCGGCGGTAAGCTGCGCCTCGTCTGCTTCCGCGTACTCCAGCCACATCATCTCGATCTGCTCGATTAGATCCGTGAGCACGTCTGCGCACGTCCCGCCGTAGGCGTGGATGTCCAACTCGGCATCATGAACCACCAGCAGCTGCCCGTCCGTCCGGTCGACGGGAAATGCGCGCGCTCCGTCCCTGAACCGCAGACGCCGTCTCGTGCCCGAGATTTCTTCCAGAATGATCGGTGACACGTTCCGCCTCCCGGTTTTTGATCCATCCGCCGCAGTCCGGCTCCCGGACCCGTGCTTCACACCATAGCAGCTGTTCGGCACCTGCGGAAGTCCTTTGTGGAGCTACACTTGACGCCAGCGTGCGGAGCGTGGCACTGGCGATGCCGGTGTGGCCTGTTCTCCCGCGGAATCTCTCATCT is a window of Longimicrobium sp. DNA encoding:
- a CDS encoding SDR family oxidoreductase — translated: MIATLRALNRHGHREIDGMLLNGKVALVTGASRGIGAAIARELAAHGAAVGVNYFQSPDAAGEVVSSIQAAGGRAVALAADVRDPHAVRAMADRLAEEFGGVDVLVNNALFNYRFDPVANPRFETMEWGGFQEQIDGTVRAAVNTCQAVLPHFRARGGGRIVNILTNLITHPVVQYHAYTTAKSALLGFSRNLAAELGPENVTVNMIAGGLIMTTAASEPTTPEVQEIVRGATPLRRLGEPHDIGRAVAALASDLMGFATGQYVALDGGLTMP
- a CDS encoding type II toxin-antitoxin system HicA family toxin; this encodes MRKQIDVEAALRRKGFRQVDTHHRYFVYHTQAGLKSRIRTKTSHGRRELNTSLLAQMAKQCGVSRNEFLDLVDCPLDQKTYETKAAGSL